A region of Burkholderiales bacterium JOSHI_001 DNA encodes the following proteins:
- a CDS encoding amidase, Asp-tRNAAsn/Glu-tRNAGln amidotransferase A subunit (PFAM: Amidase): protein MSELAFESASTLAARLRRREISSTELLRHFIARIEGLDGAINAVVVRDFDRALQRAQAADAALARGESWGPLHGLPMTVKESFDWAGTPTTWGIPAFKDNIATGTAVAVQRLLDAGAIVFGKTNVPVALADWQSFNPIYGTTNNPWNTERTPGGSSGGSAAALAAGFTALELGSDIGASIRNPAHYCGVWGHKPTWGVVPMQGHQLPGDECIDALDIAAAGPLARSAHDLTLAMDILTTPLSHFGPLGWTRAQWRDAGTPPTRLRVAIVADDPVAEVDASVRDEVRKLAAFLRERGFTVSETARPVNSEEAWEVYIHLLRSATGAHFNDADYAAALDNAKHHPPGSREFAAWHWHASTLSHREWVQYDERRAVLRRQWAAFFEQWDVLICPVATAPAFRHMQTGFRWERMLQVNGHDQPTTQQLFWAGYPGLCGLPATAVPLGHSADGLPIGAQIVGPVFGDPTCLRLARWLEAEYRGFVAPPGLA, encoded by the coding sequence ATGAGCGAACTTGCCTTCGAAAGCGCCAGCACCCTGGCCGCGCGTCTGCGGCGGCGCGAGATCTCGTCCACCGAACTGCTGCGGCATTTCATCGCCCGCATCGAAGGCCTGGACGGCGCCATCAATGCGGTGGTGGTGCGCGACTTCGACCGCGCGCTGCAGCGCGCCCAGGCCGCCGACGCCGCCCTGGCCCGCGGCGAAAGCTGGGGCCCGCTGCACGGCCTGCCGATGACGGTGAAGGAAAGCTTCGACTGGGCCGGCACGCCCACCACCTGGGGCATTCCGGCCTTCAAGGACAACATCGCCACCGGTACCGCGGTGGCCGTGCAGCGCCTGCTGGATGCGGGCGCCATCGTGTTCGGCAAGACCAATGTGCCGGTGGCGCTGGCCGACTGGCAAAGCTTCAACCCGATCTACGGCACCACGAACAACCCCTGGAACACCGAACGCACGCCCGGCGGCAGTTCGGGCGGCAGCGCGGCGGCGCTGGCCGCGGGCTTCACCGCACTGGAACTGGGCAGCGACATCGGTGCGTCCATCCGCAACCCGGCGCACTACTGCGGCGTCTGGGGCCACAAGCCCACCTGGGGCGTGGTGCCCATGCAAGGCCACCAGCTGCCCGGCGACGAGTGCATCGACGCGCTGGACATCGCCGCGGCCGGCCCCCTGGCGCGCAGCGCGCACGACCTGACGCTGGCGATGGACATCCTGACCACACCGCTTTCGCACTTCGGCCCGCTGGGCTGGACGCGCGCGCAGTGGCGCGACGCCGGTACGCCGCCCACGCGGTTGCGCGTGGCCATCGTGGCGGACGACCCGGTGGCCGAGGTGGACGCCAGCGTGCGCGATGAAGTGCGGAAGCTGGCCGCCTTCCTGCGCGAACGCGGCTTCACGGTGAGCGAAACCGCCCGCCCGGTGAACAGCGAAGAAGCCTGGGAGGTCTACATCCACCTGCTGCGCAGCGCCACCGGCGCGCACTTCAACGACGCCGACTACGCCGCCGCGCTGGACAACGCGAAGCACCATCCGCCGGGCAGCCGCGAGTTCGCCGCCTGGCACTGGCATGCCAGCACCCTGAGCCACCGCGAATGGGTGCAGTACGACGAACGCCGCGCCGTGCTGCGCCGCCAATGGGCGGCCTTCTTTGAGCAGTGGGATGTGCTGATCTGCCCGGTGGCCACCGCGCCCGCCTTTCGCCACATGCAGACCGGCTTCCGTTGGGAACGCATGCTGCAGGTCAACGGCCACGACCAGCCCACCACGCAGCAGCTGTTCTGGGCCGGCTACCCCGGCCTGTGCGGCCTGCCGGCCACGGCCGTGCCCCTGGGCCACAGCGCCGACGGCCTGCCCATCGGCGCGCAGATCGTCGGCCCGGTGTTCGGCGACCCGACCTGCTTGCGCTTGGCACGTTGGCTGGAAGCCGAGTACCGCGGCTTCGTGGCGCCGCCCGGGCTGGCCTGA
- a CDS encoding ABC-type dipeptide transport system, periplasmic component (PFAM: Bacterial extracellular solute-binding proteins, family 5 Middle) codes for MHLHRRNLLASAALAAGLLGLHGQAWAQAGTLRFVPHANLTVLDPVWTTAYVTRNHAYMVYDTLFAVNQKGEVKPQMVDKWSTSKDGKTWTFTLRDGLAFHDDKPVTSEDVIASLKRWAQRDAMGGVLGKFIAGYEAVDAKTFKINLNEPCGIVLDALGKPSSNVPFIMPARIAATPATEQIKETIGSGPFVFKADEFKPGEKVVYLKNTKYKPRAEPIDGLTGGKVVNVDKVEWVIIRDTQTQFNAIKAGEVDWVEQPAFEQISQLKANPELRVEDFAVGGLGYILRFNHLHKPFDNVKIRQAAMVAIGQEAYLKTQVGVPGLYRYCPSIYLCTGTYSSDKTGYFTGVANPQKAQAMLKEAGYDGTPVTLMRPTDLASIAKIPLVAKQQLEAAGFKVDFQQMDWASLLARRAKKDPPSGGGWNIFLTAWTAGDLENPLGQAMLNARGDKGWFGWQDETRIEALKDKFARATTLPEKKQLAEQIQLMAIETATHAPLGQYQSPSVVRKNITGLVPVNAGVPLLWGVKKG; via the coding sequence ATGCACCTCCACCGCCGAAACCTCCTGGCCAGTGCGGCCCTGGCCGCCGGTCTGCTGGGCCTGCACGGCCAGGCCTGGGCCCAGGCCGGCACGCTGCGCTTCGTGCCACACGCCAACCTGACCGTGCTGGACCCGGTGTGGACCACCGCCTACGTCACCCGCAACCACGCCTACATGGTGTACGACACCCTGTTCGCGGTGAACCAGAAGGGCGAGGTCAAACCGCAGATGGTGGACAAATGGTCCACCAGCAAGGACGGCAAGACCTGGACCTTCACGCTGCGCGACGGCCTGGCCTTCCACGACGACAAGCCGGTGACCAGCGAAGACGTCATCGCGTCGCTCAAGCGCTGGGCCCAGCGCGACGCCATGGGCGGCGTGCTGGGCAAGTTCATCGCCGGCTATGAAGCGGTGGACGCCAAGACCTTCAAGATCAACCTGAACGAGCCCTGCGGCATCGTGCTGGACGCACTCGGCAAGCCATCGTCCAACGTGCCCTTCATCATGCCGGCGCGCATTGCCGCCACGCCCGCCACCGAGCAGATCAAGGAAACCATCGGCTCGGGCCCCTTCGTCTTCAAGGCCGACGAGTTCAAGCCGGGTGAAAAGGTGGTGTACCTGAAGAACACCAAGTACAAGCCGCGCGCCGAGCCGATTGACGGGCTGACCGGCGGCAAGGTGGTGAACGTGGACAAGGTGGAGTGGGTCATCATCCGCGACACGCAAACCCAGTTCAACGCCATCAAGGCCGGCGAGGTGGATTGGGTGGAGCAACCCGCCTTCGAGCAGATCTCGCAATTGAAGGCCAACCCCGAGCTGCGGGTGGAAGACTTCGCGGTGGGCGGCCTGGGCTACATCCTGCGCTTCAACCACCTGCACAAGCCCTTCGACAACGTGAAGATCCGCCAGGCCGCCATGGTGGCCATCGGCCAGGAGGCTTATCTCAAGACGCAGGTGGGCGTGCCGGGCCTGTACCGCTACTGCCCCAGCATTTACCTGTGCACCGGCACCTATTCCAGCGACAAGACCGGCTACTTCACCGGCGTGGCCAACCCACAGAAGGCGCAAGCCATGCTGAAGGAGGCGGGCTACGACGGCACCCCGGTCACCCTGATGCGGCCCACCGACCTGGCCAGCATCGCCAAGATCCCGCTGGTGGCCAAGCAGCAGCTGGAAGCGGCCGGCTTCAAGGTCGATTTCCAGCAGATGGACTGGGCCAGCCTGCTGGCGCGTCGGGCGAAGAAAGACCCGCCGTCCGGCGGCGGCTGGAACATCTTCCTCACCGCCTGGACCGCGGGCGACCTGGAGAACCCACTCGGCCAGGCCATGCTGAACGCGCGGGGCGACAAGGGCTGGTTCGGTTGGCAGGACGAAACCCGCATTGAAGCGCTGAAGGACAAGTTCGCCCGCGCCACCACCCTGCCTGAGAAGAAGCAACTGGCCGAGCAGATCCAACTGATGGCCATCGAGACCGCCACCCATGCGCCCCTGGGCCAGTACCAAAGCCCGAGCGTGGTGCGCAAGAACATCACCGGCCTGGTTCCGGTGAACGCAGGCGTGCCCCTGCTGTGGGGCGTGAAGAAGGGCTGA
- a CDS encoding amidase, Asp-tRNAAsn/Glu-tRNAGln amidotransferase A subunit (PFAM: Amidase): MSLPAGSITDWSAEALSGAIRARRVSCREVMQATLGRIHALNPRAKAFVNLAPDDTLLAQADALDAEIAPRRSAPGARGWLHGVPQAIKDTGNALGFPTTFGSPLWARAMPTQDSLYVARMKAAGCIVVGKTNMPEFGLGSHTYNPLFGSTPNAWDGAVSAGGSSGGAAVALALRMLPVADGSDFMGSLRNPAGWNHVFGLRPSQGRVPAWPKPELFVSQLGTDGPMARTVRDLAALLSTQAGHDARVPLSLADAPQSFVPAGPVRARGLRIGWLGDLGGHLAVEPGILDLCQQALKRLEGDGAIVEPAALGFDLHSLWNAWLVWRRALVAPAVAAALKAAGGEAARAQVKPEALWEHDSAQGLGFTEFMQAAQVRSAFQNHMVGLMARYDALALPVAQVWPFRLEETWPRQVAGRAMDTYHRWMECTLYATFAGLPAASVPAGFHAQGRWPMGLQLIGQPLGDAALLRLCAAYEQCSAALLAQRPPDA, encoded by the coding sequence ATGAGCCTGCCCGCAGGAAGCATCACCGACTGGAGCGCCGAGGCGCTGTCCGGCGCCATCCGCGCGCGCCGGGTGTCGTGCCGCGAGGTGATGCAGGCCACCCTGGGCCGCATCCACGCCTTGAACCCGCGCGCCAAGGCCTTCGTGAACCTGGCGCCGGACGACACCCTGCTGGCCCAGGCCGACGCGCTGGACGCCGAGATCGCCCCGCGCCGCAGCGCGCCCGGCGCCCGCGGCTGGCTGCACGGGGTGCCGCAGGCCATCAAGGACACCGGCAACGCGCTGGGCTTTCCCACCACCTTCGGCAGCCCTTTGTGGGCCCGGGCCATGCCCACGCAGGACAGCCTGTACGTGGCACGCATGAAGGCCGCGGGCTGCATCGTCGTGGGCAAGACCAACATGCCCGAATTCGGGCTGGGCTCGCACACCTACAACCCGCTGTTCGGGTCCACGCCCAACGCGTGGGACGGCGCCGTCAGCGCCGGCGGCAGCAGCGGCGGTGCCGCGGTGGCGCTGGCGCTGCGAATGCTGCCGGTGGCCGACGGGTCGGACTTCATGGGTTCGCTGCGCAACCCGGCCGGCTGGAACCATGTGTTCGGCCTGCGCCCCAGCCAGGGACGGGTGCCGGCCTGGCCCAAGCCCGAACTCTTCGTCAGCCAGCTGGGCACCGATGGGCCGATGGCGCGCACTGTGCGCGACCTGGCCGCGCTGCTGTCCACGCAAGCGGGGCATGACGCCCGCGTGCCCTTGTCCCTGGCCGACGCGCCACAAAGCTTCGTGCCGGCCGGGCCGGTGCGGGCGCGCGGCTTGCGCATCGGCTGGCTGGGCGACCTGGGTGGCCACTTGGCCGTGGAGCCCGGCATCCTGGACCTGTGCCAGCAGGCGCTGAAGCGCCTGGAAGGCGATGGCGCCATCGTCGAACCCGCCGCGCTGGGCTTCGACCTGCATTCGCTGTGGAACGCCTGGCTGGTGTGGCGGCGTGCCCTGGTGGCGCCGGCGGTGGCGGCGGCCTTGAAGGCCGCGGGCGGCGAGGCCGCGCGCGCCCAGGTCAAGCCCGAAGCGCTGTGGGAACACGACAGCGCGCAGGGCCTGGGTTTCACCGAATTCATGCAGGCGGCCCAGGTGCGCAGCGCCTTCCAGAACCACATGGTGGGATTGATGGCGCGCTACGACGCGCTGGCCCTGCCGGTGGCGCAGGTGTGGCCGTTTCGCCTGGAAGAGACCTGGCCCCGCCAGGTGGCCGGCCGCGCCATGGACACCTACCACCGCTGGATGGAGTGCACGCTGTACGCCACCTTTGCCGGGCTGCCGGCGGCCAGCGTGCCGGCGGGCTTCCACGCCCAGGGGCGCTGGCCCATGGGGCTGCAACTCATCGGCCAGCCACTGGGGGACGCGGCCTTGCTGCGCCTGTGCGCCGCCTACGAACAATGCAGCGCGGCCCTGCTGGCCCAGCGCCCGCCTGACGCCTGA